A part of Ferrimicrobium sp. genomic DNA contains:
- a CDS encoding M67 family metallopeptidase yields the protein MVEMQTVTRDIILAHCIQEYPLEACGLLIGDEHRVLQAFPARNEARSARVFVADPQDVMHARESAVAQGLRVVGVYHSHTNSEAFPSPTDVAQAPDPSWWYVVVSLARPLAEMRCFVINGGQVVEVQIGEAMTLSSGSQS from the coding sequence ATGGTGGAGATGCAAACCGTAACCCGAGACATCATCCTAGCGCATTGCATCCAGGAGTACCCGCTCGAGGCATGCGGTCTCTTGATTGGCGATGAGCATAGGGTGCTACAGGCCTTTCCGGCTCGGAACGAGGCTCGTTCTGCCCGAGTCTTTGTGGCAGATCCCCAGGATGTTATGCACGCTCGCGAGTCCGCTGTTGCCCAAGGGTTGCGAGTTGTTGGTGTGTATCACTCACACACCAACTCCGAGGCCTTTCCGTCCCCCACGGATGTCGCGCAGGCTCCAGACCCGTCATGGTGGTATGTCGTAGTCTCCCTCGCGCGCCCACTCGCAGAGATGCGCTGTTTCGTGATCAACGGGGGGCAGGTGGTCGAGGTCCAGATTGGGGAGGCGATGACGCTGTCGTCCGGTTCCCAGTCGTGA